A stretch of Palaemon carinicauda isolate YSFRI2023 chromosome 36, ASM3689809v2, whole genome shotgun sequence DNA encodes these proteins:
- the LOC137628677 gene encoding protein starmaker-like produces the protein MKEQEEANDIEETGDAYGSEEKTEENSDSLEIVLEDTSGEEEISEFSEETKNGEELQENYEVEIREASEDNEPKEDNETVEIVIEESSEKDENSDSSESEEDEESEKEDESEQITEDSDDDEELVQNTEDSEKEEISEQNNEDSDDEGDSEENSDSSESEMEEEFSGISVLNRFRFLPDEMEESEEEDEESEKEDESEQITDDSDDDEELVQNTEDSEEEEISEQNNEDSDDEEDSEEEENSDSSESEMEEDFLGISVQNRFSFLPDEMGESLEEDEESEVEEEESEEEEESEQNTEDSEEEEVSKKHTKDSVSDEESEEEEESGEESEEEEEEESEEEEESEEEDSDEEEESEDEEESEEEDEDSDDKEESDQNTEDSEVDEDTEKEDEETEGGPCKGKGHHLPKQERAKGMPRRGFQGRQKPKRQNPGPKKTGKKDTKAKNRKKQHVEKQPKMHIPRNQFQRNRRRL, from the exons ATGAAGGAGCAG gaggaagctaacgatattgaagaaaccggtgacgcttatggatcagaggagaagacagaagaaaactctGACTCTTTGGAGATCGTATTGGAAGACACGTCAGGTGAAGAAGAAATTTCCGAATTTTCTGAAGAAACAAAAAATGGTGAAGAATTGCAAGAAAATTATGAAGTAGAAATTAGGGAAGCATCGGAGGATAATGAACCAAAAGAAGATAATGAAACTGTGGAAATAgtaattgaagaatcttcagaaaaagacgaaaattcggattcttccgagagc gaagaggatgaagaatcagagaaagaggatgaatcagaacaaattactgaagattcagatgatgatgaAGAACTGGTACAAAAcactgaagattcagaaaaggaggaaatatcagaacaaaataatgaagattcagatgatgaaggAGATTCAGaagaaaattcggattcttctgagagcgaaatggaggaagaattttcgggcatttccgtACTAAACCGATTTAgattcttgcctgacgaaatggaagaatcagaggaagaggatgaagaatcagagaaagaggatgaatcagaacaaattactgacGATTCAGATGATGATGAAGAACTGGTACAAAacactgaagattcagaagaggaggaaatatcagaacaaaataatgaagattcagatgatgaagaagattcagaagaggaggaaaattcggattcttctgagagtGAAATGGAGGAAGACTTTTTGGGCATTTCCgtccaaaaccgatttagtttcttgcctgacgaaatgggagagtcattggaagaggatgaagaatcagaggtagaggaagaagaatcagaggaagaggaagaatcggaacaaaatactgaagattcagaagaggaggaagtaTCAAAAAAACATACTAAAGATtcagtaagtgatgaggaatcagaggaagaagaagaatcaggggaagaatcagaggaagaggaagaggaagaatcagaggaagaggaagagtcagaggaagaagactcagacgaagaagaagaatcggaggatgaagaagaatccgaggaagaggatgaagattcagacgataaggaagaatcggatcaaaatactgaagattcagaagtggatgaagatacagaaaaagaggatgaggaaaccgaaggcggcccctgcaaaggcaaaggtcatcatctgccaaaacaagagcgtgctaaaggaatgccccgcagaggattccagggtcgtcaaaagcctaaaagacaaaatccaggaccaaaaaagaccggcaagaaggacacaaaggccaagaaccgaaagaagcaacatgttgaaaaacagcccaagatgcacattcccaggaatcagttccagaggaacagaaggaggctgtaa